One stretch of Planococcus sp. PAMC 21323 DNA includes these proteins:
- the rpmD gene encoding 50S ribosomal protein L30: MATKLEITLTKSVIGSKPAQRKTVQSLGLRKMHQTVEHQDNAAVRGMLDKVAHLVTIKEV; this comes from the coding sequence ATGGCAACTAAATTGGAAATTACCCTCACAAAATCTGTGATCGGTTCTAAACCGGCACAACGTAAAACTGTTCAGTCATTGGGATTGCGCAAAATGCATCAAACTGTTGAGCACCAAGACAATGCAGCCGTTCGCGGAATGCTTGATAAAGTCGCTCATTTAGTAACAATTAAAGAAGTTTAA
- the rplO gene encoding 50S ribosomal protein L15 yields MKLHELKPAEGSRSSRKRIGRGIGSGTGKTAGKGHKGQNARSGGGVRPGFEGGQNPLFRRLPKRGFTNINRKDYAVVNIEVLNRFDEGTEVTPALLIETGVVSNERSGIKILGNGSLEKKLTVKAHKFSGSAKEAIEAAGGQTEVV; encoded by the coding sequence ATGAAACTTCATGAATTAAAACCAGCAGAAGGTTCACGCAGCTCGAGAAAGCGTATCGGACGCGGTATCGGTTCAGGTACTGGTAAAACAGCAGGTAAAGGTCATAAAGGTCAAAACGCACGTTCAGGCGGCGGTGTTCGTCCTGGATTTGAGGGTGGTCAAAACCCATTATTCCGTCGTTTACCAAAACGTGGATTTACCAACATTAACCGTAAAGACTATGCAGTCGTGAATATTGAAGTGTTAAATCGTTTCGACGAAGGCACAGAAGTAACACCTGCATTGTTGATTGAAACAGGTGTTGTGAGCAACGAACGTTCTGGAATCAAAATTCTCGGCAATGGTAGCTTAGAAAAGAAATTGACAGTAAAAGCTCACAAATTCTCTGGATCAGCTAAAGAAGCGATCGAAGCTGCCGGCGGACAAACCGAGGTGGTTTAA
- the secY gene encoding preprotein translocase subunit SecY has translation MFQTISNFMRVTDIRNKIFFTLLMLIIFRIGTFVPVPNVDASVLQATDQMGLVGFLNTFGGGALANFSILAMGIMPYITASIIVQLLQMDVVPKFAEWAKQGEVGRRKLAQFTRYFTIVLAFIQAIGMSYGFNQMYGGSLIQNDTISTYVVIAIVLTAGTAFLLWLGEQITAKGVGNGISIIIFAGIVAAVPGAINQLYAQQIQGAGDQLPINIAIMALLALAVVAITVLVIYVQQALRKIPIQYAKRVAGRGQTTSGQQTHLPLKVNAAGVIPVIFAVAFIITPQTIASFFGANAFTEAIQNTFDYTRPVGMIIYVALIVAFTYFYAFIQVNPENVSDNLKKQGAYIPGIRPGKNTQDYLTSVLYRLTFVGAIFLAIIAVLPIFFINVANLPQSAQIGGTSLLIVVGVALETMKQLESQLVKRHYKGFMK, from the coding sequence ATGTTTCAGACAATCTCTAATTTTATGCGCGTGACTGATATTCGAAATAAAATATTCTTTACATTATTGATGCTCATCATTTTCCGTATTGGAACTTTTGTTCCGGTACCAAATGTTGACGCATCGGTTTTGCAAGCTACTGACCAGATGGGTCTGGTTGGATTCTTAAATACTTTCGGTGGAGGTGCCCTTGCTAACTTTTCGATTTTAGCGATGGGAATTATGCCTTACATTACAGCGTCGATCATCGTGCAATTATTGCAGATGGACGTTGTTCCGAAATTTGCAGAGTGGGCGAAACAAGGTGAAGTCGGAAGACGGAAGCTTGCTCAATTCACTCGCTACTTCACAATCGTCCTTGCCTTTATTCAAGCAATCGGCATGTCTTATGGATTTAACCAAATGTACGGCGGTTCTTTAATCCAGAATGACACGATTTCAACTTATGTTGTAATTGCAATTGTTTTGACTGCTGGTACGGCGTTTCTACTGTGGCTTGGTGAGCAGATTACGGCAAAAGGTGTGGGGAACGGTATTTCGATTATCATCTTCGCAGGGATTGTCGCTGCAGTACCAGGTGCTATTAACCAATTATATGCACAGCAGATCCAAGGAGCTGGAGATCAGCTTCCGATCAATATTGCCATCATGGCATTGCTTGCATTAGCTGTTGTTGCAATTACTGTTTTAGTTATTTACGTTCAACAAGCGTTGCGTAAAATACCTATTCAGTATGCAAAACGAGTTGCTGGCCGTGGTCAGACGACAAGTGGGCAACAAACGCATTTACCTTTGAAAGTGAACGCGGCCGGAGTTATCCCGGTAATCTTTGCAGTAGCGTTTATTATTACGCCACAAACTATTGCTTCTTTCTTTGGTGCCAACGCGTTTACAGAAGCGATTCAGAATACGTTTGATTATACGCGCCCAGTCGGCATGATTATTTATGTCGCTTTGATCGTAGCATTTACGTACTTCTACGCTTTCATTCAGGTTAATCCTGAGAACGTGTCGGATAACTTGAAAAAGCAAGGGGCATATATTCCGGGAATCCGTCCGGGTAAAAATACGCAGGATTATTTAACAAGTGTGTTATATCGATTGACATTCGTTGGCGCTATCTTCTTGGCAATTATTGCTGTTCTTCCGATTTTCTTCATTAACGTAGCTAATTTACCGCAATCGGCGCAAATCGGTGGTACAAGTCTTTTGATTGTTGTAGGGGTAGCACTTGAAACGATGAAACAATTAGAATCACAACTTGTAAAACGTCATTACAAAGGCTTTATGAAATAA
- a CDS encoding adenylate kinase, protein MNIVLMGLPGAGKGTQADEIVEKYDIPHISTGDMFRAAIKGGTELGLKAKSFMDQGALVPDEVTIGIVRERLSAKDCEEGFLLDGFPRTVPQAEALESLLADLDKRIEHVVNIQVEQDELIARLTGRWICKVCGTAYHTVFNPPATAGVCDKDGGELYQREDDKPETVTKRLEVNMQQTQPLLDFYESKNVLQNIDGQQDIKKVFADIDALLKGDRG, encoded by the coding sequence ATGAATATCGTATTAATGGGTCTACCGGGTGCCGGAAAAGGTACTCAAGCAGACGAAATTGTTGAGAAGTACGACATCCCTCATATTTCTACAGGTGACATGTTTCGCGCTGCTATAAAAGGTGGAACGGAACTGGGCTTGAAAGCTAAATCATTCATGGATCAAGGTGCACTAGTGCCTGATGAAGTGACTATCGGCATTGTCCGAGAACGATTAAGTGCGAAGGATTGCGAAGAAGGCTTCTTATTAGATGGCTTTCCACGTACTGTCCCTCAAGCTGAGGCGTTAGAATCTCTTCTGGCCGATCTTGATAAGCGAATCGAGCATGTCGTAAATATCCAAGTCGAACAAGACGAATTGATTGCACGTTTAACAGGCCGATGGATCTGTAAAGTTTGTGGAACTGCTTACCATACTGTGTTTAACCCACCGGCAACAGCCGGAGTGTGCGACAAAGATGGCGGAGAACTCTACCAGCGCGAAGATGATAAGCCTGAAACCGTCACGAAGCGTCTAGAAGTAAATATGCAACAAACACAGCCGCTTCTTGATTTCTATGAAAGCAAAAACGTGCTGCAAAATATAGATGGACAGCAGGACATCAAAAAAGTATTTGCTGACATTGATGCTCTTCTAAAGGGCGACCGAGGATAA
- the infA gene encoding translation initiation factor IF-1: protein MAKDDVIEIEGTVVETLPNAMFKVELENGHTILAHVSGKIRMHFIRILPGDKVTVELSPYDLTRGRITYRFK, encoded by the coding sequence ATGGCGAAAGACGATGTAATTGAAATCGAAGGAACTGTCGTTGAGACTTTGCCTAACGCGATGTTTAAAGTAGAATTGGAAAACGGTCACACGATTCTCGCGCACGTATCTGGCAAGATCCGCATGCATTTCATCCGCATTCTGCCAGGAGATAAAGTGACAGTGGAACTTTCTCCTTACGATTTAACACGCGGTCGTATCACATACCGTTTTAAATAA
- the rpmJ gene encoding 50S ribosomal protein L36: MKVRPSVKPICEKCKVIRRNGKVMVICENPKHKQRQG; encoded by the coding sequence ATGAAAGTGAGACCATCTGTAAAACCGATCTGTGAAAAATGTAAAGTTATTCGCAGAAACGGTAAAGTAATGGTAATCTGTGAAAATCCGAAACACAAACAAAGACAAGGCTAA
- the rpsM gene encoding 30S ribosomal protein S13, which translates to MARIAGVDIPRDKRVVISLTYIFGVGKTTAQKVLSAAGISEETRVRDLTEDELNNIREQLDQYKIEGDLRREVSMNIKRLMEIASFRGIRHRRGLPVRGQNTKNNARTRKGPRKTVANKKK; encoded by the coding sequence ATGGCACGTATTGCTGGTGTTGACATTCCGCGCGACAAACGCGTTGTTATTTCATTAACATATATTTTCGGTGTTGGTAAAACAACTGCACAGAAAGTTCTTTCTGCTGCTGGTATCTCTGAAGAAACACGAGTTCGTGATCTTACAGAAGATGAGTTGAACAATATCCGTGAACAATTAGATCAATACAAAATCGAAGGTGACCTTCGTCGTGAAGTTTCAATGAACATCAAACGCTTGATGGAAATTGCAAGCTTCCGAGGAATTCGCCATCGTCGTGGACTACCTGTTCGCGGTCAAAATACGAAGAATAATGCGCGTACGCGTAAAGGTCCTCGTAAAACTGTAGCTAACAAGAAAAAATAA
- the rpsK gene encoding 30S ribosomal protein S11 gives MARKQQTRKRRVKKNIESGIAHIRSTFNNTIVTITDMQGNAVSWSSAGALGFRGSRKSTPFAAQMAAETAAKTSIEHGLKTLEVTVKGPGSGREAAIRALQAAGLEVTAIKDVTPVPHNGCRPPKRRRV, from the coding sequence ATGGCACGTAAACAACAAACTCGTAAGCGTCGTGTGAAAAAGAATATCGAATCTGGTATTGCTCACATCCGCTCAACATTTAATAACACAATCGTTACTATCACTGATATGCAGGGTAACGCTGTTTCATGGTCAAGTGCTGGTGCATTAGGATTTAGAGGTTCACGTAAATCTACTCCTTTTGCTGCGCAAATGGCTGCAGAAACTGCTGCTAAAACATCAATCGAACACGGTCTTAAAACTCTAGAAGTTACAGTTAAAGGTCCTGGTTCAGGTCGTGAAGCTGCTATCCGTGCGCTTCAAGCTGCTGGACTAGAAGTTACAGCGATTAAAGATGTAACTCCAGTACCTCATAACGGTTGCCGTCCGCCAAAACGCCGTCGCGTATAA
- a CDS encoding DNA-directed RNA polymerase subunit alpha → MLEIEKPKIETVEIDNNAKFGKFVIEPLERGYGTTLGNSLRRILLSSLPGAAVTSIQIDGVLHEFSTVEGVEEDVATIILNIKKLALKIYSDEEKVIEIDVKGDGTVTAADITHDSDVEILNPDLYIATIAKNGHLRMRMYANRGRGYARADQNKREDLPIGVIPIDSIYTPVSRVNFQVENTRVGQLAHFDKLSLDVWTDGSIGPKEAIALGAKIFTEHLNIFVGLTDEAQTAEIMVEKEEDQKEKVLEMTIEELDLSVRSYNCLKRAGINTVHELASKSEDDMMKVRNLGRKSLEEVRVKLEDLGLGLRKED, encoded by the coding sequence ATGCTCGAAATAGAAAAACCAAAGATTGAAACGGTTGAGATCGATAATAATGCCAAGTTTGGTAAGTTTGTTATTGAACCTCTTGAGCGTGGATATGGAACCACTTTAGGAAACTCCTTACGTCGAATCTTACTTTCATCTTTACCTGGCGCAGCTGTTACTTCTATTCAAATTGATGGCGTACTACACGAATTCTCCACTGTTGAAGGTGTAGAAGAAGATGTAGCAACAATTATCTTGAATATTAAGAAGCTTGCTTTGAAAATTTACTCTGACGAAGAAAAAGTCATTGAAATTGATGTAAAAGGTGATGGAACGGTTACGGCTGCAGATATCACGCACGATAGTGACGTGGAAATTCTGAATCCGGATCTATATATTGCAACAATCGCTAAAAATGGTCACTTACGTATGCGTATGTATGCGAACAGAGGCCGTGGATATGCTCGTGCAGATCAGAACAAACGTGAAGATCTTCCAATTGGCGTTATCCCGATTGACTCTATTTACACTCCAGTTTCACGCGTAAATTTCCAAGTGGAAAACACTCGTGTGGGTCAACTTGCTCATTTTGACAAATTATCTCTTGATGTTTGGACAGATGGCAGTATTGGTCCAAAAGAAGCGATTGCACTAGGAGCAAAGATTTTTACTGAGCATTTAAATATCTTCGTAGGATTAACTGATGAGGCACAAACGGCTGAAATCATGGTTGAAAAAGAAGAAGACCAAAAAGAAAAAGTATTAGAGATGACTATCGAAGAACTTGATCTTTCGGTTCGATCTTACAACTGCTTAAAACGTGCGGGTATCAACACGGTACACGAACTAGCGAGCAAGTCGGAAGACGACATGATGAAAGTACGCAACCTCGGACGCAAATCACTTGAAGAAGTTAGAGTGAAGTTGGAAGATTTAGGCCTTGGCCTTCGCAAAGAAGACTGA
- the rplQ gene encoding 50S ribosomal protein L17, which produces MRKLQRTSSQRKALLRDLTTDLIVHERIQTTEARAKEVRSTVEKMITLGKRGDLHARRKAAAWMRRELVTTADAEGNETTTYALQKLFDDVAPRYADRQGGYTRIMKMGPRRGDGAPIVIIELV; this is translated from the coding sequence ATGAGAAAGCTTCAACGTACAAGTTCTCAACGTAAAGCACTATTACGTGACCTTACAACAGACTTAATCGTACATGAACGCATTCAAACGACTGAAGCTCGTGCGAAAGAAGTGCGTTCGACTGTAGAAAAAATGATTACACTTGGTAAACGTGGAGATCTACATGCTCGCCGTAAAGCAGCAGCTTGGATGCGCCGTGAGTTGGTAACAACTGCAGACGCTGAAGGCAACGAAACTACAACTTATGCATTGCAGAAATTGTTTGATGATGTTGCACCACGTTACGCTGACCGTCAAGGCGGTTACACACGCATTATGAAAATGGGGCCTCGTCGCGGAGATGGCGCACCTATCGTTATTATCGAATTGGTTTAA
- a CDS encoding energy-coupling factor ABC transporter ATP-binding protein, whose amino-acid sequence MNSIILSFENVTFTYTQEDESVKPAVKDLSFSIQDGEWIALVGHNGSGKSTIAKLMNGLLFPQAGKVEAMGKLMSEESLWDIRSQMGMVFQNPDNQFVGATVQDDVAFALENNGVPHEEMVVRVKEALHQVKMSDYLDHEPHHLSGGQKQRVAIAGALALRPRLLILDEATSMLDPQGRMEVIETIRELRKETGLTVISITHDLEEAALADRILVMNAGEKQLEGKPKEIFLSSNELTSLGLDLPFSMRMTHLLREVGIELQGEHMTEDELVDELWTFYSKK is encoded by the coding sequence ATGAATTCGATTATTTTGTCATTCGAAAATGTGACATTTACATATACGCAAGAAGACGAGTCGGTAAAACCGGCCGTAAAAGATTTGTCATTTTCCATTCAAGATGGAGAGTGGATTGCTTTAGTGGGCCATAATGGTTCAGGAAAGTCGACTATCGCCAAGTTAATGAATGGATTGTTGTTTCCGCAAGCTGGAAAAGTAGAGGCGATGGGCAAGTTAATGTCAGAAGAAAGTTTGTGGGATATTCGTTCCCAAATGGGTATGGTGTTTCAAAATCCAGACAATCAATTTGTAGGAGCAACGGTTCAAGATGACGTAGCTTTTGCGTTAGAAAATAATGGTGTGCCGCATGAAGAGATGGTTGTCCGTGTTAAAGAGGCGCTACATCAAGTGAAAATGTCTGATTACCTCGATCACGAACCGCATCATTTATCAGGTGGCCAAAAGCAACGCGTGGCAATTGCGGGGGCACTTGCTTTGCGTCCGCGTTTATTGATATTAGATGAAGCAACATCTATGCTCGACCCGCAAGGCCGCATGGAAGTCATCGAAACCATTCGTGAACTTCGAAAAGAGACAGGGTTAACGGTCATCTCGATTACACATGATTTAGAAGAAGCTGCGCTCGCTGATCGTATTTTGGTAATGAATGCGGGCGAAAAGCAATTAGAAGGCAAGCCGAAAGAGATTTTTCTTTCTAGTAACGAACTAACGAGTTTAGGCCTCGATTTGCCATTCTCCATGCGCATGACACATTTATTGCGTGAAGTTGGTATTGAGTTACAAGGAGAACATATGACAGAAGACGAATTGGTGGATGAACTATGGACATTTTACTCCAAGAAGTAG
- a CDS encoding energy-coupling factor ABC transporter ATP-binding protein has protein sequence MDILLQEVGYSYAKDTPFEKRALTDVSLHIPSGSYTAIIGHTGSGKSTVLQHLNALLKPTEGSVMIGKRKIEAGVKAKNLRDVRRQVGIVFQFPEQQLFDETVLKDIMFGPLNYGVPEEEASRRAHELVEQLGLPPEVLSKSPFDLSGGQMRRVAIAGVLAMEPDVLVLDEPTAGLDPRGRREIMDLFHRLHIEKGLTTVLVTHSMEDAARYADNVAIMHNGHCVVTGEPVDIFSNEEQLRDYRLEPPRTIRLQQKFEEKMGIKLGAISLTEEALAKNIALVLSEGRDSE, from the coding sequence ATGGACATTTTACTCCAAGAAGTAGGATATAGTTATGCAAAAGATACACCGTTTGAAAAACGAGCATTAACGGATGTCTCATTGCATATTCCTTCTGGTTCCTATACAGCAATCATTGGCCATACTGGGTCTGGTAAATCGACGGTTCTTCAGCACTTGAATGCGTTGTTAAAACCAACAGAAGGGTCGGTCATGATTGGTAAGCGTAAAATTGAAGCGGGAGTGAAAGCAAAAAATTTACGTGATGTGCGTCGGCAAGTCGGAATTGTCTTTCAGTTTCCTGAACAACAGCTTTTTGATGAAACGGTATTAAAAGATATTATGTTCGGGCCATTGAATTATGGAGTACCTGAAGAAGAAGCAAGTCGTCGTGCGCATGAGTTAGTTGAACAATTAGGCTTACCACCTGAAGTATTATCGAAATCTCCTTTTGATTTGTCAGGTGGACAAATGCGCCGCGTAGCAATTGCCGGTGTTTTGGCAATGGAACCGGATGTCTTAGTACTAGATGAACCAACGGCGGGGCTAGACCCGCGTGGTCGTCGCGAAATTATGGACTTGTTCCACCGGCTTCATATTGAAAAAGGGCTGACAACGGTCCTCGTGACTCATAGTATGGAAGATGCAGCGCGTTACGCAGATAACGTTGCCATTATGCATAACGGACACTGTGTAGTTACAGGCGAACCTGTAGATATCTTTTCAAATGAAGAGCAGTTACGAGATTACCGACTAGAACCGCCACGGACGATCCGTCTCCAACAGAAGTTTGAAGAAAAAATGGGCATTAAGCTCGGCGCCATTTCATTAACAGAAGAAGCATTGGCTAAAAATATTGCACTTGTTTTGTCGGAAGGACGTGATTCCGAATGA
- a CDS encoding energy-coupling factor transporter transmembrane component T family protein gives MMEKMIFGRFIPGDSLIHQMDPRAKIAFVFVFIAIVFIANDAVTYGILLGFTLLVVFLSKIRLYFLINGLKPVFILLIFTFFLHLFFTREGDLLVDIGFIKIYEEGLRQGIFISIRFLVLVFITSILTLTTSPISITDGIEVLLGPLKRVKLPVHELALMMSISLRFIPTLMDETGKILKAQMARGSDIGSGPIKERIKAVVPLLIPLFVSAFKRAEDLATAMEVRGYRGGEGRTRYRQLNWRLLDSLSLVVLVGLAGVLVYFRV, from the coding sequence ATGATGGAGAAAATGATTTTTGGCCGTTTTATTCCTGGAGACTCATTGATTCATCAGATGGATCCGCGAGCAAAAATTGCATTTGTTTTCGTGTTTATCGCCATCGTCTTTATTGCAAATGACGCAGTGACCTATGGTATTCTTTTAGGCTTTACACTATTAGTGGTGTTTTTATCAAAAATTCGCTTGTATTTTTTAATAAATGGATTGAAACCGGTCTTTATTTTACTGATTTTTACGTTTTTCCTTCATCTATTCTTTACACGTGAAGGCGATTTACTAGTGGATATCGGGTTTATTAAAATTTATGAAGAAGGATTGAGGCAAGGGATATTCATATCAATTCGCTTTTTAGTATTGGTATTTATCACCAGTATTTTAACGTTGACGACTTCACCAATCTCGATTACAGATGGTATTGAAGTGTTGCTTGGTCCACTTAAGCGAGTTAAATTGCCTGTTCACGAACTAGCATTAATGATGTCTATTTCTCTGCGGTTTATCCCGACATTAATGGATGAGACAGGAAAAATCTTGAAAGCACAAATGGCTAGAGGATCAGACATCGGCTCAGGGCCGATAAAAGAGCGCATTAAAGCGGTTGTACCTTTACTGATCCCTTTGTTTGTTAGTGCCTTTAAACGAGCAGAAGACCTTGCCACAGCCATGGAAGTGCGCGGTTATCGCGGAGGAGAAGGTAGAACGCGTTATCGTCAATTGAATTGGCGCTTACTAGATAGTTTGAGTTTGGTGGTATTGGTGGGGCTTGCCGGAGTACTTGTCTACTTCCGTGTATAA
- the truA gene encoding tRNA pseudouridine(38-40) synthase TruA, whose translation MKRLKATISYDGSGFAGYQVQPETRTVQLELMKVLETIHKGKVVQVVASGRTDAKVHATGQVIHFDTELSIPISGWLKALNVLLPEDIRVNSIEEVDSSFHARYHTSGKTYRYKWDRSQIISPFTRSLMVHVKQPLDVEAMRKASLAIIGTHDFSSFCAANTAVVDKVRTIKRLDFEEYGNELHMVIEGTGFLYNMVRIIAGTLAEVGMGRRHAEELEKIVAAADRDAAGITAPAHGLYLENVMYQS comes from the coding sequence ATGAAACGATTAAAAGCGACAATCTCATACGATGGTTCGGGGTTTGCGGGTTACCAAGTGCAGCCCGAAACACGCACGGTGCAACTTGAATTAATGAAAGTCTTAGAGACCATCCATAAAGGAAAAGTGGTTCAAGTAGTTGCGAGCGGACGAACAGATGCTAAAGTTCATGCGACGGGTCAAGTGATTCATTTTGATACAGAATTGTCGATTCCGATAAGTGGTTGGTTAAAGGCGCTTAATGTTTTATTGCCGGAAGATATTCGGGTCAACTCGATTGAAGAAGTGGATAGCTCTTTTCATGCGCGCTATCATACATCGGGCAAAACATACCGTTATAAATGGGATCGTAGTCAAATCATTAGTCCGTTCACGCGCAGTTTAATGGTTCACGTTAAACAGCCATTAGATGTAGAAGCTATGAGAAAAGCGTCGTTGGCCATTATTGGTACACATGATTTTTCTAGTTTTTGTGCAGCGAACACAGCGGTAGTCGATAAAGTCCGAACCATAAAGCGGTTAGATTTTGAAGAATACGGCAATGAATTGCATATGGTAATAGAAGGAACTGGTTTTTTATACAATATGGTGCGCATTATTGCGGGAACTTTGGCGGAAGTCGGCATGGGCAGAAGACACGCTGAGGAACTCGAAAAAATTGTAGCCGCAGCTGATCGAGATGCTGCTGGAATTACGGCTCCGGCGCATGGTCTATACCTAGAAAACGTGATGTATCAGAGCTGA
- the rplM gene encoding 50S ribosomal protein L13, whose protein sequence is MRTTFMAKGHEVERKWLVVDAEGQTLGRLASEVASILRGKYKPTFTPNVDTGDHVIIINAEKIHLTGNKLADKIYYRHTQYTGGLKQRTALEMRTKYPTKMLEMAIKGMLPKNSLGRQTFKKLHVYAGPEHNHQAQQPETYQLRG, encoded by the coding sequence ATGCGTACAACATTCATGGCTAAAGGTCACGAAGTAGAGCGTAAATGGTTAGTTGTCGATGCAGAAGGGCAAACTCTTGGACGTTTAGCTTCTGAAGTCGCTTCAATCTTACGTGGTAAATACAAACCAACATTCACACCAAACGTTGACACTGGTGATCACGTGATCATCATCAACGCTGAAAAGATTCACCTTACAGGTAACAAACTTGCAGACAAGATCTACTACCGTCACACTCAATACACTGGTGGATTGAAACAACGTACTGCACTTGAAATGCGCACAAAATACCCAACAAAAATGCTTGAAATGGCTATTAAAGGGATGCTTCCTAAAAACTCTTTAGGTCGTCAAACGTTCAAAAAGCTGCATGTCTATGCTGGCCCAGAACATAACCACCAAGCACAACAACCGGAAACTTACCAGCTTCGCGGGTAA
- the rpsI gene encoding 30S ribosomal protein S9, whose product MAQVQYIGTGRRKNSTARVRLVPGDGTITINNRDVADYVPYETLQQIIKQPLVATDTLGSYDILVNVNGGGFTGQAGAVRHGIARALLTVDPAFRPALKSAGLLTRDPRMKERKKPGLKSARRAPQFSKR is encoded by the coding sequence TTGGCACAAGTTCAATATATTGGCACAGGTCGTCGTAAAAACTCAACAGCTCGCGTACGTTTAGTACCGGGTGACGGCACAATTACAATTAACAACCGTGACGTAGCAGACTACGTTCCTTACGAAACACTACAACAAATCATCAAACAGCCACTAGTTGCTACGGATACTCTAGGAAGCTACGACATCCTAGTAAACGTAAACGGCGGTGGATTCACAGGCCAAGCCGGAGCAGTCCGTCACGGTATCGCACGCGCTCTACTAACTGTAGACCCTGCATTCCGTCCTGCGTTGAAATCTGCTGGGTTGTTAACACGTGACCCACGTATGAAAGAACGTAAGAAACCAGGTCTTAAATCAGCACGTCGCGCACCTCAGTTCTCAAAACGTTAA
- a CDS encoding tyrosine-type recombinase/integrase has product MASIVKRGKAYRAQISLYKHGKHNKLSQTFSTKKEAELWALEMELAKGGGKELAERTTTFADFFERWIYLVKINDVKETTFQNYLRTSQVVKNLFQDIRLKDLNDIVVQKKIDEYAKTHSRKTTHEVLLKIKTSLRDAYARGYIANDFARLVKTRGKTLPKRNKALSITNLKKLRNYLLQHPVDEFNLLVLLALETGMRRGELLAIRPESLYQFGIEVRHSISPTSADTSLKTQNAKRDVSINQEVYNLVKKIPPKDNGYIFGFSGFKQSELLSDLLAQLKIPKTTFHGLRDTHASFLFSQNIDIAYVSQRLGHINIQTTQNYYLELMPEKKHQQDADALNLLNSL; this is encoded by the coding sequence ATGGCTAGCATTGTAAAAAGAGGAAAAGCATATCGAGCACAAATTTCTTTATACAAGCACGGTAAACATAATAAGTTATCTCAAACGTTTTCAACGAAAAAAGAAGCAGAACTTTGGGCGTTGGAAATGGAGTTAGCCAAAGGAGGAGGTAAAGAACTAGCAGAGAGAACAACGACATTTGCAGACTTTTTTGAGCGATGGATTTACCTCGTAAAAATTAATGACGTAAAAGAAACAACGTTTCAAAATTACCTTCGGACATCTCAAGTAGTGAAAAATTTGTTTCAAGATATTCGATTAAAAGATTTAAATGATATTGTCGTTCAGAAGAAAATTGACGAATATGCTAAAACTCATTCACGCAAAACAACACATGAAGTACTTCTTAAGATTAAAACGTCCTTACGTGATGCTTATGCTCGGGGATACATTGCAAACGATTTTGCCCGCTTAGTAAAAACGCGCGGTAAGACGCTTCCTAAGCGTAATAAGGCCTTATCTATCACTAACCTTAAAAAGCTTCGGAACTATCTCTTACAGCATCCAGTAGACGAATTTAACCTATTAGTATTACTTGCATTGGAAACAGGTATGCGACGCGGTGAGTTATTGGCTATACGCCCTGAGAGCTTGTATCAGTTCGGTATTGAAGTTAGACATTCAATTAGTCCGACCTCTGCTGATACGTCATTAAAAACCCAAAATGCTAAACGAGATGTTTCCATTAATCAGGAAGTATACAATCTTGTAAAGAAGATCCCTCCAAAGGATAATGGCTATATTTTTGGCTTTAGCGGCTTCAAACAGTCTGAATTACTCTCAGACCTATTAGCACAGCTAAAGATCCCAAAAACGACCTTCCATGGCTTACGGGATACACACGCATCATTCCTTTTTTCCCAAAACATTGATATTGCCTATGTTTCCCAAAGACTCGGACATATCAATATTCAAACGACTCAAAACTATTACCTCGAATTAATGCCAGAAAAAAAGCACCAGCAGGATGCCGATGCTTTAAATCTTTTAAATTCGTTGTAA